TCATACTTCCGTAAACACTGAGCCATTCATCAAAATGGCCACAGCGACCCCTGCTGAATAGACCGTATATAGACCCTTCAgcaacacattaaaaaaaaaaagcattttaatgaaaaaaaagcattctACGTGAACGTAGCGTGTCTTGAAAACATATAGTGATGCataaatgcatgaatgaataaaatatgaCAAATGAAACACTAAGTATTATTTTATGCTTTGACGTTGTGCTGCTCCTCGTGTTTGACTGACATCGCAACGTTTGTCTCATTTTTTGACTAGAACAGGATCTCAAAGATTGATCAAACTCACACATCACAATGCCAACAAGTTGTCGTCCATTGTTTAATTCCAATCGAGCAACACTGTTAAAGTGATGATATTTAGTATTCATCATGAAACGGGTACTCCGGATGGTCGCTCCACCTGTGTcatgacaacacacacatgtaacTCCAGACGATGAAAGAGTACAAAGTCAAAGCTTCTTACATGAGCAGCTCCACAAAACGAATGTTCTTGTTGAGCCCTTCGATTGCTTTCATTTCTTCTTCGGTGAGTGAAAAATCAAATATCTGGAATGAAAGAGTTGAATCGCCCGTTCAAAGGTGACTTCAATGTCGTCTGTCTTCCAAATGTTGATGATACGTTTTGCATAAGACATGTTTAGGTCAAAGTATTGCTGCCAAGTTTGCACAGACCTGGAAGTTATGTTTGATCCGCTGTGGGTTGAAGCTCTTGGGAATGACCACCACTCCTCGTTGGACGTTGAAGCGCAGAGCCACCTGAGCGCTGCTCTTGTTGTACTTCTTCCCGATGGACACGAGCAGCTCGTCCTCCAACATGGGAGGACATTTCAGATTGACCCTGTTTTAGAAAATGCAGCTCACAAAAGACGCAGAATCGgtcgaaaacaaaacaagcgagGGATGACGACCAGCTTTTCTCCACTCATGTTCATATTTGTGCTGGCAATAAAACATCTCTCCACATACCACGATGCATCTCTGGAGGAACCGAGCGGACAGTAGCCGACAATAACAATGTCATTTTGACGACAATAGTCCAGAAGTTTGGGCTGTGTGAAGTAAGGATGACATTCCACCTGGCCAACAAGACACAGGTTGGTTTTTCTGAATGAGCAGAGAAGTCCAACTTCAATAAcgtgaaacagaaaaaaaaaaaaaaaagattatttttgTAGCACCTGATTTGATACGGGCTTGTGCTTGAGGCCGGGTTTGTTGAGAATCAATTCGAGTTGTCTGCGGTTGAAGTTGGACACTCCCAGAGATTTGACAAGGCCTGCGTCTACACACGCCTCTAAAGCCTAAACAGGAAATAATCAATACCAACTGATAGAACTTCTGAAGAGGAATATACATACACATTCTGAACATGAATTAATGCAAGGTAACAATAATTAAATGAACTCGATTCAATACCTCCCAAGTGGCACAAAGATCTGTGTGGTGGTAGATGTACTTTCCATTCTGGTCTTTGGGATAGAAATCATTCCCGGGCTGAAAAGCGATCAAAGGCCTTTTACCATTGTATTGGTTCTTTTTGATTGCGCAGGTAATGCAGTGACTTTCGGCATGCATTCAAAGGCACGTGTGCTCGCAACCTTAAAGGCCATTGGAAGTTCGATAATGTAGAGATCCACATAGTCCAGTTTTAGTGCCTTCAGGGTCTTCTCCAAAGTTGGTCTCACTAGCTTTGGTGGATGAAAGGTATTCCAAAGCTGGAAAATTACATGACATACATAACATGttttgatgagaaaaaaaattaacagcATGTACTAAAATTACCTTGCCGCAGTAAAAGATGTCCTCTCTTCTCACAGTTCCATCGGCAATCTTTTCCCTGATGGCTTGTCCCACCTCATGCTCATTAAAATACACCAAAGCTCCATCAAAGTGCCTGTAGCCCACATCGATGGCCTGCTTGACACAATCCAAAGCTATTCCTTTTGGTGTCTAGGTGGagagggagaaaaaaggaaCATTTGAGAGCTTCTGGCTTGTTAGCAAAAATCCAAACACCCAGCTGTCCTCACCGTCCGAGGGTCTCCGTATGTGCCCAATCCCAGCAACGGGATTTGGTTCCCATCTCTGAGAGCAATCCTGTGGTTCTCTGCAGTCAGGTTCATTGTCTTGCTTGCTCGTGCGTGTCCATTAAGACGTGCGCAGTTCTAGCCCCTAAAAGTCGATTGAGTGCGGGCGGACGAACTTTGAACCCTACCTTGAACTCCCGTGTGCTTGTTTGCACACACGATAAGGTTGAACTTTATTGGTGCTTACGCAGTGAAAATGTTGATAGCGTGTTATAGCTGGGAAATACGCTCTCTAGTGGCTATGGGGAGTAGACGAATTAATTCACATTCTTGTACAATTTGTCTTTCAAGACTTGGATCATAATTTCACTCGTTGAGGGCTTGAAAATAAAAGCGGCGGAGTCGCAGCCAACACTTGCTAAAACCATGTAATGGTATCTCCCCAGTCAGGTTGTTTAGTCTAGCTCAGAGTATGTTTTTGTTCCGACTCAAAGAAGAACACTGACGtggaaacaaaaccaaaaataaaGATGGGACCAAGCTGTTCTCACCGTGTGAAGCAACAAAGTGATGCTCTATTAATCTGATTTTAGTGAGACATGTATGCTTGTAAATTTGGTCCAGATCGTATATCGGATCGCAAGTGTGTCATGTTTAACCAGTGGAAAGTTTACGAGCCCTCTCTGTTGTCTGACACAATTTGCAGTTCTACGACGGAAAACAAATCCAAGCGGTACCATCTGCCTGCGAAGTTTCATACTTGTATTATCCCCCCCTTTCGAAATACTGGAGCTAAGTGACAATAAGAGGCTGCTTTTTATAAAGAGAAGCGAACAAAAAAGAACTATGCTGCCACAGACGCGCACATCAGGTTCATATTTGGTAAATGCGCAATATGATGTCGGGCTACTTTTTATTACTTGAGCAACAATTGTTCGAGCCATTTAGGGTTTGCTTGAATGTGGTAACATTTTCTGTTTATCACTCTCAATATGCGCCAAAAGTGGAATTAAAACACCAGGAAACTATCGATCATCACGAGTGACATAAGACATAGTCGTCAGCCATATTTGTTTGCATTAAAATGCAGTTATTTTATGCATTTAATATTTGTCAAGATAATCGTCAAATTAATCGATAATCGGTATTTTTTATCATCAAAAATCGTCATCGGCAAACCGGTCGGGCCCTtccctctaatttttttttttataacaccaATTATGTTCAGGCAGGATGCGGACTGAGTTTTGTGTAAAACGCAAACGCTGACGTTGCAGTTTCTCCGTGTGAAATTGGCTCAAGGTAGACGCAATTATTACACGCCAGTATCATCAAAAGAAATGTAATAATACTCCCACATAGTAGTTTCACATCAGACCCTTGAGGACAAAAACACCAGCTATCCAAACACCGCAAATCTGGCAAAAGTTGATTTGACGTCAACGTCTGCTTTGTAAACAGCAATTTAACGCCTCGTTCCCTTTCTAACAAGTTCCCCCTCAAGTGTTTGCGCAACACCACCGGGGGGGTCTTTGCTATCGGCCGACTGACACAAACGTGGCAAGACAAGCTTTGTTGAGCTTCAAAGCGACGCCGGCGCACCCCCGCCGGCCAGATCGACGCTGTTTGAATGCGACCTCGGCCGATTTCCTCCGGCCAGGAGCTCGGAGGTCAGCTCACCCTGCTGATTTCTGGCTAGATTGCGAGCTAACAGGCACGCAAAGTTGCTCCAAATGATGGAAGCCTGGCACTCATGTGCTGCATCTCATTTACAATACCGATGTGACTCTGAAGCCTCTTGAGGAAAAGATAAGATTAGGAATCGGGATGGGCTTTGTTGTTAAGGTcacataaggtccatcacaTCCTTTGGGACTGCtcgatgaggttttttttttgctgctattTGCGGCGTCCCGATATCAAAACCTGAGTGAGATGTCGAGAGCGGCGGCAGAGACATGTGGCTGCGATTAGCCGATCGCCCGCCCGGCCTCTCGCTGTCACAGTTCCCAGAGCCAGTCGAGCAGGCTGATTGAATTTGCAGAGGGCCAGTAGTTGGtacaaaatgtttaaaatgtgGCTGAGCAATTCTATTTTCCCCCTGCTGCCAGATCCTGGCGTGCATGTGTGAGTGCACGTGCGAATCGTTTCACCATTTTTGGGCTTGATACTTTGTTACGTGTGCCATATTTACTTTGCTACAGCTGCAGATTTCAATAAATAGAAGGAAAAGTGAGCAGCGTCAGGCTTGCTACTACTTCTGTTGTGTCACGATTATTTTTTTAGGAGAaggttgaggggaaaaaaagaaggggaGGGGGACGCAACACTGCAACAAAGTGGAAACTGTCATGTTTAGTATCAAGAGCTAGCACAGCAgcaataaaataataagtgacttttattttgcttatttattattttaatcagcAACCACTTTACAGAACAAAGAAAATCCATACGATTTTTgccgattttcttttttcaagggGGTTGTGGTGGCAGCGTTTGGATGCTATTACTTTTGTCTTATGTTGTgttaatgcaaaaaaataaaaatcaacaattaaAATCAACTATTAGCTACTATTACTACTATTAAAGTTGTCAGGCTCTAGTtagcatttgtgtttatttttgtcatttgctaaAGCTGTGTAAACATAAAGGTGACACGATAATGAATTTAGTCAACCAATGAGTGAGCAGACATGATACAAGAAATGAATTTCTCAATGAATAAATATGTACTTGAATTAGTGATGATTATTAGTAAATAGCGTGTAGTGTGTATCTCTAACTTGCAAAAAAGATACGTCTGAGAGCAGTAGGGGGCGCCCCGCCCCGGATGAAGCAAAagttcctgtctttttttttttttaccctaacTCCCAACCGCAGAAGATATAAGTAGATTTTCGGATATCTATCTTATTTGTGTATTGATTTTTTCTGATGACATTTTAGTCATTCATCATGAGCTACTTTAGCATTTGAGTTATGTTGCTTTGAAAGATATCACAGCAGGTATTCAATTACGACATTCATGCAGTCATAGCAATGCAATGTTACGCAGCAGTTTCCCGGCGTTGAAGAAGAGAGGAGAGGAGTGGTGGAGTGGGTGTTTGGGTCCAGCCCGCTTGCATGTAGTCATTCAGTAGACGCTCACTCCTGCAGACAGACACGACTGCTCTGCATCAccctgcatctttttttttttccatcgtaAAAGAAGCACAAGCATTTATTGTTTCAATTTgaactttatttttaaaaccaCCTGAATATTTCTTGAGTGGCTTTCTCCTTCTCACCTCATGGGGCTGTGGATTGCTGTGCTCACTTCGTTGCTGGGAGTCGTCCTGGGTCAAGGTAAGTTTCATTCAAAGTTTCCAACTG
The window above is part of the Syngnathus typhle isolate RoL2023-S1 ecotype Sweden linkage group LG7, RoL_Styp_1.0, whole genome shotgun sequence genome. Proteins encoded here:
- the LOC133156815 gene encoding aldo-keto reductase family 1 member D1-like, which gives rise to MNLTAENHRIALRDGNQIPLLGLGTYGDPRTTPKGIALDCVKQAIDVGYRHFDGALVYFNEHEVGQAIREKIADGTVRREDIFYCGKLWNTFHPPKLVRPTLEKTLKALKLDYVDLYIIELPMAFKPGNDFYPKDQNGKYIYHHTDLCATWEALEACVDAGLVKSLGVSNFNRRQLELILNKPGLKHKPVSNQVECHPYFTQPKLLDYCRQNDIVIVGYCPLGSSRDASWVNLKCPPMLEDELLVSIGKKYNKSSAQVALRFNVQRGVVVIPKSFNPQRIKHNFQIFDFSLTEEEMKAIEGLNKNIRFVELLMWSDHPEYPFHDEY